TTTCAGCTTGTCTGAATACCTTTAATGTACAATGCCTAGAACTAGACCCAATACAGGAGGTAAGATCTGACCAAAactaaatgaaatatttaatacaGGTTAATAATCACCATTGCCTTTTCCTCCTGTTTCATCACACTACTTAGTTTGTAATCAACTACTATTACAATATaattttcacaagtactattaccAAGACAAGTAGCCCCATCctatttctgtatatttttctttttcatgcattAATCTCCgttaaatttcatttattttttccatttgtttcatttatcaagatcattttgaaagtTATTTTTGTCTTCCAAGATAATGATAACTCACCCACTTTCATGGGATAATTATTCTTTCATACAAATCATTCATAACAAATTTAAACCAGGATTTAACCTGGGGCACCCAACTTGGTATCTCTCTCCATCCAATGAAGAACCATTGATGGGCACCCTGAGTACTATTTTCAGACAATCTGTGTGTCTACTTGTTATTTCCACACTTAACTATCTTGCTAATATGTATGTGATACTTTGTTAAATGCTTTATAAAATACAGCATGAAAGATATTCCTTCAATCTACTAAAATACCTGACTGGTATTCTCTCAATCTACTAAAAACATTACTCATTCAAAAAACAAGGTAGGGTGGGTCTGAAAAACCACCTGATAAATCCTTGCTAACTTCTGGAAACTTACATTGTTTTCAAGGCGATTACAAAGGTGATTACTCTTTGGTATCTATTCTGCACCAATTGGTCTACAGTTCTCCTTTATCCACTTTCTGATTCTAAGAACATCTATAACATTTGTTCCCTGCAGTCACCTCACACTGCATCTCTTATGTAGTATTTGTCAAAGATAAATGCATAAAGGCTTAGCCAAATCATCAGCAAGTTATTTCAGTACCCTGGGAGGCAATTCATCTGGTCCTAGAGATTTAAACTCATCCAAAGTAAACAGATATTCTTTGATCATGTTTCTATCAATTTCAGGCTTTAATCTTGCTCCTTCATCTTGCTCTTTCCAGTTGCCTGGTGGAAAATATACCCTGCTTATCAGGCTCTGTTACTGCCTAAAGCCAAgagtgattcttttccaagcaagTTCCTCAAAGAGCTCTCTTTATCAAGATTCAGCGAGATGAAGTTTTCTCATTTAGGACCAATATATCCCATGTGTACATAAGAGTGGAACCTTTCTGATCTTCTTTCTAATAGCCTTCCTGTGATCTGGCTGGAAGGCAGGACTTTTCCTTTATAAAGAAGATTCAGCCTGGCTATTTACGTAATAGTCTCTTGAATCTGGGAACCGGCTACTACATTCTTGTTACAAAAAACCAAGCCAACTCAAATATGAGTTGAATATCTCTGCCTTTTCTCTGTTATCTTTGATCATCTGGCTTCTTAACTGAAAAGCAGACATAAAAATCCTTTATTTTGAATAGACCTGAGGGGGGGGACTTTTTTGAGGTTTTTGGAATCCTTTACCACTATTTGGATTAGTTTTTCTGATACCTCTAAAGTTCCAGGTATATGTAcagtaatctctctctcttttcatatACTATCTTTTTTTCGGATATTCCCTGAGCATTTTATTCCACTTCTCTCTGCCATCTTACGCtgctcttgatttaaaaaaaaaaaaaaaaaaccattgtcattgtttgcatttattattatttggtttttCTAGGAACCCACACCCCATAGTTCTTTATCCTATTAGATTCTCCTGCCTTGAATTCCTGCTTTTCACTGCTATGAGTTAATTAAGATACACTTCTTTTGAGGGCCAACACTAAGTTCAGCTATAATCTGttgtatttctgtttaaataaagAACTTCCAAATTACATGGATAATCTCTTCAGTGCTCCTGCTACTAGCACTTCCTTGCCTAATGGCTACTGTCAAGTAAAGGCATTCTTCAATCTTGTTTTCCATTTGAacgaattatttatttaaatttgtatcactgcccatctctctcaatgggggactttgggcagtttacgataaaaataataataaaaacaaaaacataaataaggtaataaatataaaatccaagatgagataaaatcaaaattaataaggggtgctatggtgccaaccacccccaggtggagctgttaccttccccatcccaagcaaggcggcagaaccaggtcttcaatttcttacggaaggctgggagagaggaaacctgtctcaactctgggggcaagatattccaaagggtgggctccactgcagagaaggcccgcctcctggaccccgctagatgaaattcctttgctgatggggccCGTAGCAtgacctccctgcctgaccgggtaggGCGGGTAGATGTTATGGGACgctccctcaggtagcctggttccatgccatgtaaagctttaaaggtgataaccaacatcttgaattggacccagaagcaaactggtacccaatgctgCTTGCGTAACatgtggtgtcacatgtgccgatttaacagcaccaataactgtctgtgcagctgcattctggaccagctgaagcttccagatactcttcaagggtagccccatgtagaacgcattgcaacagtctatgtgggagatgacaagggcatctGGGGGATGACATTATATCCttcaaatacaatttcaaatttgAATTTCCTTCAAATGCCAAGTTCCACTGATCTCAACAggtctcatttatttttattaaatcatATTTTCCTTCCTGAATTAAAAactcattttgtttgtttctcataCTCTGAGCATTATTTTATAAAGAATATGGTTGAGAACTTTATAAGTCAATGctcttcctcattttcttcttgatTGGTTCAACAGACCACCACCTTCACGGCACTGTTACAGACTTCTATAGTGCACAAACTTTTATTTAAGGGTTTTCCTTATGAGTTTTCAGCTCCAACTCCAGAGTTcagtttaaatgtattttattcaggTTTGAAATACTATAATTgacattatttttcctttacaATTTCAGATAGGGCCTTCACAGTTTTTCTCAGATATCTGATTTAAAGTATCCTAAATAAACAGGTTTAAAACAATGCATGATTTGGCTTATTATTTCATAAATGAAGGATGCAGCTATCTCAATTTACTCATCCCACTGAAGTCCCACATATACTTACTGATGGACATGTTAAATAGGTTCTCTCTCTCACTGTAaatatgtcattttttttcagctacCACAACATCCTGGTTATATCAATTTCAGTTATGAGGTAAAAACTTTTAAATATTGTGTGTTGCTCATACTCATATACATACAGTAAAGGAGTAGAGAGCACATGATTACTAAAAGCTAAATCTAATGTTTCTCTTCAACTGACTTGACAACTGTTAACTAGGACGAGTACAGTTATTTTATATAACCTTGCTTTCAGGTGAAATGATCAAGTACAAGATATGCTAAAATGTTTACTGTTTATGCTGGGAAACAAGGACAGTTACATGAAGGGTATGCTTAAACACTCCGTGTTCAAAATATCCTAAGAATAAAAATAGTCTTTCAAAGTGTTCCATGCTCCTGGAACAATACACAGCACATTTCATAgttttgtttcaaataaaatcTTTGGACCACTGCAATCCAAAATTTTAATTTACATATATCCTGTGCTGATTAATCTATCTGCCTTTTTTAAGTGTTCCAAGCCATGGAAACTTGGAGATGGCACAAGTTCCATCGCTGTTGCCATTGGCTGGAGTCAATTGAGGAGATTCGGAAAGCAGATGTTCAGAGACAGAGACCAGGCTAATTTTTCTGTAGGTCAGGTGACAGGTAGCATGTACTATTATCCCTTCTTTTGGGGGGAAGGCCTAGAATAAGAAAAAAGAGATTTGTTTGAATTTCCCATTGTTCCCATGGCAGAACACACCAAAATGTTCCTAACTGGTTCCAGTGGAACATGGAACTGAAGCCATTTTGAGTTTTATTCAGTCAGTATCCCAGTCCAAACATTCTGAAAGAACACTCCAACTGGCTTGTTTTATCCTTAATTTAATTTGTGTATACCTATCAGTTGAGCAAGATCAAAGCAGGAATTACAGACTTCAGTAAGGTGACTATACTGCTAGTGTTAGGGATGAATACAGGATCTTGGGAACTGTGAGAATTTCCAACCTTTACTTATCAGTGAATTCATTTAGGTGGAGTCTATTATGACATTTTAAATTGTTCCCCCCACCTCCATGATTTTAGCTACCTGGATTACATGCTGTTTATGAGATAACCTACCAGTGCATTCCCCTCCCATCTTTTGGTTGTATATATTTAACATTCCTTCCATTACCAGCCTCTCCACAATCTTTCACTTTATCCATAAGCTATTCTAACTGGAAGTAAAATGTGATAGAGAAATAGATTTTGTTCAAGCAATGCAACAGTggctttttaaatagtttttatacAGAAGTGTAATAATCAACCAATAAAACTAAATGCTTAGTCACATACAATATAGGTTTTAATTAAATGCAGTCtacctatttgaaaaagaaaaataatgaaacctaATTTACTATTAGATATAAAATACTGGCAATATGCTGTACACTGTAATTCTATAGTATGCAAtttcaattattaaaaacatggaaaggtcatatgaaatatttgtaaataatCCTTGTAACAAATAATGCATCATAATAAAAACTTGTTACCCTAAAAACTAATCACAGTGTATACAGTCTGAGTTCACAGAACACACTAAGTCATACAAACACCACTGTaagttatatattatttatttattatatttatatccagcCTTACCTCCAGATGGTGCAGACTGCAttcattctttaaatattttcccaTAGTAACAACTCTGTGAGTTGATTTGGAATGAGAAGTAGTTGTcaaccagtgagtttccatggcaaaAGATTGCCTGGAATTTAGATTCTCTAATCCTAATCCAACACTTTAGCTGCTAAACTACACTGGTTGAGTGTGAGGTATCAAGCCAGACACAAAGTAAACTATCTATAATGCTTGTTAGATTTCATAAATGTGTGCTTGTTTTTGTATCCTCAAGGTAATGACACCTTTGAAATGGTATCAGAGCATAATAGGACATCAGGTATGTCTCGATGAAATTACCCCTTATGAGAAATTACTCATAAATTCCTAACAATGACAGCAGTGGAGCTAGAGATGGTATACACAGTTTGAGATACACAGATATACCTAATTCTACAttgttctgtttatttaaaaCGTCCTAAAACTCAGGTGATTCCCAAGGCCaagatttcaaaatgtttatatatttttgattCATTGCATGTGAAAAAGATGTTTTTCTAACCTCTATGATAAAAGTCTAAAACAAAAGTCTAAATACAattctgtatttctttaaaatacagaaaacaaaattcatttGGTACGCCAGAAATGTAACAGGCTATAATATAGTGCCAACCCTTTCCCTGCATATTAGAAAAGTACTGACAAAATtggtatgttgttgttttaaggCTAACATCACCCTTTTCTCCCTGGTAAAAATATGAAATAGTATTCAACCCAGTAGAAAATGGTGGCCCAACTGATTCTACTCAGTTCAGTTTTGGGCACTCACGTTTTCTTATGCATAATTATAGCTCAGATCACAATTGTGAACTACTTCAGTTTAAAGTTTATTTTCACACAATCTTTGTCCACATCTGTATATTCCTGACGTTACAGCAATCAACCTAATGCTCACTgttcagaaacagaaaatgtgttAGTCAAGCAATATACAACAATGACTCAGTAAGAGAAGTGAGTAGGTATGAGTAGGTGTAAGTTACATGTGATAAACTCATATTGTGTAATAATAGCTGTAACACAGTTTACAACCACTGTATTTCAAATAGCTGGATAAATTGGATGAATCGTTAACTTTCTTCATGTTGCAGGAATATAGTTTATAGAAATACTATATTTATAACaacattatttaataaaaataccaAGCTGTCTGATTTGTAGTAATTAATATTCTATATGCATGAGTAATCGtaactttttccctttttttagtaTCCACGTTATGGCTATGAGCCCATGGGAGGATGGATGCACCATAATGCAGGGCCACTAATGCACCCAACTCATTTTCATGGGGTCCATACAATGCAACCAGCTCTCCATCAAATGCAGCCACAACAGCCACCTCACAATCCACATTTGCAGCAACCTGGTCATAACCCATTTGTCCCAATAAATGGGCATAATACATTAATTCCACACTATCAGCCTGTACAACATCCATTTCAACCACAGGCAGGAGAGCATCCAATGCAACCCCAGCCACCAGTGAATCCAAATCAATCAATGCACCCTCAGCAACCAGGGAACACCAATCAGCCCATATATCCACTACCTCCACTCATCCCAGATACGCCTCTTGAATCATGGCCAGCTGACAAGACCAAGCAAGAAGAAGTGGTAAGTAATCTTTTCTATAATAATTCAGTTTCCAGAAGAATAGCCATATGAGTCTGTTTCTCCTTATTAGAGAATAAAAAAATTATCGACCATAATATCACCAAGATGTTTGTTACAtgtctaaaaataaatatgttaaattgtctgtgtgtgtgtacacatacacacacaaacagcatCTCTTTTACTTCTTAGtcaacacataaaatatatagtgACTTTATGCTATAGTTAGCACTCTGTTCTAGATTCCATACCATAAACttgttcagcaaaaaaaaaaaaaccctaactgaTTACTTATGTAActttcaacatttatttttatcaccAAAACTGATTTCCAGACATTATTACTGTTTGAATTATGCTACATTCAATGACAAGGAATGTTATAAAATCTGCCATTTAGTTCAAATACTCTTTTCATGAATAAAGGAGGCTTCACTTCATATTTCAGAGGAAAGTAACTCCTCTTCCATGATACAACTCTGCCTCCATCTTTGAAATTGTACAAAAGTACACATTTCCAAGGCCTTGCTGCTTTATAAACAGCACAACCAGACAGTTTGTAGCTCATGCCCACTTTGAACATGGCTTATgccttttacttaaaaaaaagagaacaagaatCCCAACTATCACAGTAAGTGATAAATAAGAGAAGATTCTTCTCATAAATAAGAATcaggttttaattttaattgtcatcttgttcttttttccaggATTAAAGAAGTGTAGATACCAGAAGAGTGCAAGCAAAGCAGTAATTTAGATACTGTTATGTGCCCTCAAGAGTCCCAAGATTTTCTTCTTCAGCCAGTAATAAAAGTTTCCATTAATCAAGATTTATAGAGAATACTATAGCTAGAAGCAGATAAATCAAACAAAAACTGTTCAAATCAGTAATTATGGATATATGACTTTTGAAGTATAACCAATAAAGTACTACAGCATCATTAAAGTGCAAGACTGTCTCTTCTGTCAAAGTATAAAAACAATGCTGTCATTTATAtgaccctttttaaaaacatatacattatTATTCATAAATAACACACAGAAACAGATAGAAAAAGGCAAGATTCAGTAATATCAAAAAACACGTTTAACATCAGGCACAAAACTAATGCCTTATTTTAAGACCTGAAATATATAATTGGGATTTATTGCCTAGAATATTACAAAAGTATAGATTTAGTGGGTTAAAAGGaagagcaaatgaaaaaaaaaatcaaagccaaaACAAGATTTGAAAGTAACCTCACCAAAGCAGAAAAATGTTAAATCAAGATCACCTT
The Candoia aspera isolate rCanAsp1 chromosome 5, rCanAsp1.hap2, whole genome shotgun sequence genome window above contains:
- the AMELX gene encoding amelogenin, X isoform, translating into MRKMESWTLVMCLLSTAFAIPLPQHPGYINFSYEVMTPLKWYQSIIGHQYPRYGYEPMGGWMHHNAGPLMHPTHFHGVHTMQPALHQMQPQQPPHNPHLQQPGHNPFVPINGHNTLIPHYQPVQHPFQPQAGEHPMQPQPPVNPNQSMHPQQPGNTNQPIYPLPPLIPDTPLESWPADKTKQEEVD